From Leptospira kirschneri serovar Cynopteri str. 3522 CT:
GCTGTCATAGACATAACCTCCGTTGATAATTGCTTCTCCTTGCGCTGCCGCAACTCCTGAAATCTGTCGATATTGGTCGTGACTAGATACATAACGGAGAACTGAATTTTTTTCCCGAAATTCTTTTAAGGTCATTCTCCCGAACGTAGTTTCAAATGGAAGAAAGTCGATGATCAAACGGAAAAAATCGGAGTCCTGAACCGCGAGTGCTTTCATGGATAAATGATGAAGGCCGATCAGATGGCGAAGACGTTCCGGTTCTTCTTCGGAAAGTGTAATCAGATAATCTCGAAGGCATTGTCCCAGTGTTTCTCTCGCTTTTTCGAGAGATTGATCTTCGTAAAAATCTTCTCGTGATGCGGTGGGTCTGAGTTCGTCTGCGTTGACTACACATTTGACAAAGAACGCCCAATCCGGTAGAAGGGATGCGGCTGACTCGGATAAAAGCATATTCTTAAGATAAATACGATGTATGTTTTTTTGTGCAAGACTAGGAGAATATGGTAAAACGAAAGCGATTCCCTGTGCCTTACCTATGTCGGAGGTTAACGGGATTGCGTCTAAAAATGAAGTTTCAAATAACTTTTTTCCGAAATCAAGAAATGTATTTCGTTCTTGTGCTTTGCTTTTATACGTGCGGTTCCAGGGTGCAGGTTCCGGATTTAGAAGTTCGGTGGATTCTCCTTCTAAAAATCGAAGTGGAACGGGTAATAGACCGCCAAATTTATTTACAAGATTACAAAGAGTTTCTCGCTCAAAGTATTCTTCAAAGCCAGGTTTACAAAGAAGATAGACCTGAGTCCCAAAGGGCAAGTCACTTCCAAGTGTTTTGATCGAGTAAGTTCCATCTTGTTTTCCACGCCATTCGAAAGCGGGTTGTGTTTTAACTTTTACCGAACGAGTGACGACTACAACTTCGTCACTGACGATAAAACATGAGAGTAGACCGACTCCGAATTGGCCGATAAAATCCTTTTGGAGTCCACGTTTTGAACTTTGTCCTATGGTCGCCAGAAACTCGTGGATTTCCGATTCCACTAATCCGATTCCGTTGTCCGTAAAGATAAGAGTTGGAGATCCTCCGTCCTTTCCGGGAACGACTTCAAGATGGATTTCTCCTTTGTTTTCCGGTTCGAGGTAGGCGCGGGCTTGGATTGCATCTACTCCGTTTTGTAAAAGTTCACG
This genomic window contains:
- a CDS encoding HSP90 family protein, producing the protein MSHKFQVNLRGIINILSEHLYSGPQVFVRELLQNGVDAIQARAYLEPENKGEIHLEVVPGKDGGSPTLIFTDNGIGLVESEIHEFLATIGQSSKRGLQKDFIGQFGVGLLSCFIVSDEVVVVTRSVKVKTQPAFEWRGKQDGTYSIKTLGSDLPFGTQVYLLCKPGFEEYFERETLCNLVNKFGGLLPVPLRFLEGESTELLNPEPAPWNRTYKSKAQERNTFLDFGKKLFETSFLDAIPLTSDIGKAQGIAFVLPYSPSLAQKNIHRIYLKNMLLSESAASLLPDWAFFVKCVVNADELRPTASREDFYEDQSLEKARETLGQCLRDYLITLSEEEPERLRHLIGLHHLSMKALAVQDSDFFRLIIDFLPFETTFGRMTLKEFREKNSVLRYVSSHDQYRQISGVAAAQGEAIINGGYVYDSELLERFSELYPVEQVDAAGFAQTFEDITLAERESVFDLLQTADQVLRPFQCATDIKKFLPIEMPMLYHLSQEGDFLRSVEHSKEIANKMWSDILNNLSDSYSKGINAHLFLNLLNPLIQKLVKLKDVRLISRAVQMLYIQALLMGHHPLHVKELSLLTDGLSDLIEGCINDPISENQ